The DNA window cccacccagacaatttttttttttgttgtttttgttttttttaagcactgACTGTTCAAAGCTCAGGCAAACCATGCAGATTGACATCTTGTTTGAGGGTGGCACTCCCTTCATGAGACCACGGAGGGGGAGTGACTGTGGCTGACCATGTGCGCggaggggctggctggctggccccTGCGCGAGGCTGACTCAGGGCTGCTGGACGCGCCATCCTTGGCTGCCTTGATCTGAAGCCACGTATCGCCCAGGGCCTTGGCAAAGTGGTCGTCCACGGAGCCTGTGATGGACACTGAGTTGGGCGCTGGCTCAGGCTCCTTGTAGTTCTTGCCCAGGCTCCTGCGGAAGTGCTCCTCCACCACGGGGTCACAGGTGGTGGTGGCTGTAGGGAAGGGGGACAGCGGTTAGTCAGGTCTCTGGGGACAAAGGGCCCGTCCCCACCTGCCCTGGCTTGGCACTTGGCCAGATCTCTCTTCTGAACCTGTAACATGGCAGCATGCCCACCTGAGCTAAGGGTGAGTTCAGAGAGAAAACCTGGCCTTGATAATGGTAGATCTGGTCCCACTACAGCTTCTTCCCCGGAGgtttcttccctctgtcccactCAAGCCAGACACAATGCTGGGTGCATGTgtgctcaaaacaaaacaaacaaaaaccccaacacAAAACACTTTTTCAACCTCAATAAAAATACAAGCTCCAGAGGCCACTTGTTCTGTCCACAGCAATGTAGAAAGAATGCAAACACTCCACTTGAATCCTGTCCAAGGAGGAAGCccgagcccccaccccagccgccCCATGTGCAGGGTGACTTACAGCTCGGGGCCCTCCGGTAGCTGGCTGGCCCGGCCGCCACACAGCCGCTGTGCGCaatggggcagtgggagaggttGCAGTTGCGGGTGCTGGCCGAGGCACACGTGATCACCGAAGGCCGGttctggggagaagaggaggctgCTGTCAGCTCTGGCTTGGGAGGTCAGATAAGGAGCAGTGGTGCTCAGCCCTGCTGATGACCCCAGTCCTTATACACTTGCCACAGCTGGGACGCAGAACAAGTCTCTGTCCCTCTATCACCACGGAGAGCACTCATCCTGCCTGCAAGGAGCCAAGGGCCACTGTCCTCTGGGCCATCAGGTCCCTGTCCTCTGGGCAAGGCTACTCTGAGGTGCGCCTGTCCTGCAGCCCCTCCTGACAAGAGGCAAAGGTAAGGCCGGCCTGTCTGCCACCTCCAACTGCGAAACCAAGTGAACTTGCTAAGCTACAGCAAAATCAGAGTGAGTGGGCCTCTGTGGGTGCGTGAGAAGCCTCCACAGCTCCTGCCATCAAGTCTCCAGGGCAACCCAGTCCCTGCTCTTCTCAGCGTGTGCCCTATAGCCCAAGGGCTTCTAGGATCCCTCCCGGTACCCTCCCAACATACTCCCGGTTTTTGCTTAAACTAAAGACAGCTCAAGTTGGTTTCTATTATGACCACACAAATCCTGATGGAGACGGAAATGCAGGAAGTCCATCCAAGTATGAATTTAaatgcaccccacccccagcccaaaTTGCTCTACAGacattctctccttccccacgaCTACCTCCCCATTTAGCAAGTCAATCATGCCTTCCAAGTACACCAGGAAGACCCCAGCACCTGGCCCCGCTAGCCCACGCACACTTCAGAGCAACAACCAGGAAGCGTTTCTGGAGCCCCAGACCTTGGCACAGTATCCAggacagaaaatatttgtgaatcaaaTAGCTCCCTCAGGTTCCATCCAGGAAAGAGCTCTCCTGACAGTACTGAAGACAAGATAGAAGAGGATATGCCCGAAGTTCCAAAAAAAGTAGAGGGGAGCTGATGGAAGGGCTCCTCAGAGAGCCATCAGGGCTTCTCTACCCCTGGCCTTTGAGGAGTTCAATCAGTAGCCAGGGTAAAGACAAAAAGGCTTGCACAGCAAACCTTCCCACGATGGGAAATGAACAGGAGTGAAAAACAT is part of the Mustela nigripes isolate SB6536 chromosome 2, MUSNIG.SB6536, whole genome shotgun sequence genome and encodes:
- the VGLL4 gene encoding transcription cofactor vestigial-like protein 4 isoform X3 gives rise to the protein MNKTANGDCRKDPRERSRSPIERAVAPTMSLHGNHLYTSLPSLSMEQPLALTKNSMDANRPAGISPTLTPVERQQNRPSVITCASASTRNCNLSHCPIAHSGCVAAGPASYRRAPSSTTTCDPVVEEHFRRSLGKNYKEPEPAPNSVSITGSVDDHFAKALGDTWLQIKAAKDGASSSPESASRRGQPASPSAHMVSHSHSPSVVS